A region from the Arachis ipaensis cultivar K30076 chromosome B01, Araip1.1, whole genome shotgun sequence genome encodes:
- the LOC107644722 gene encoding uncharacterized protein LOC107644722 codes for MALENLPLIIKLNISSKRKLGVNESVEVRSMEEGFQGSWHPGKVVHSGKLQRHVKYDNVLLDDEVNYLVDKVTVPKVLDGDSDSSNCNIRGWIRPVPPKREFESRELKFGLCVDVYHEEAWWDGVIFDHCDEKPERSVYFPDLGDEMKIGVHQMRITYDWNEVTGEWQSRGNWVFLEVLEEYERKMFISVSVKQVWYDVRTKKDFAKIGEWTFNEKELWKKMVMEVVDDYLRLTLGEVCSSLDLPRSLLRETLEMESVESTANVDFNQEVDMANSLDVANSAGQSSSICITAAHCDGTSDNAFGSDDGIAELPMEEGESSNLLNAVQKWPTIQDQGVKTVHQKEVSVQKEPVTPVEEVSTQFHKEISCVGATEVIVNGRKHRKLRSSTQHWEPLRLSDVELCPDSIEEYAQAGKRACPEKARKQLAYLGWEIEWTKRKASDTCYRYRYRSPDKQGVYYSLSQVCKYVAQNSDMNPLPSQNDQSMMQLTADNHLEPILIDESEKSQDRNDQSAMQLTDDNHLAPILIDQSEKSHDLNILPPVVSSPVDEVADEPEFCPQAVLEYLFNRSAMRGPDMKVGRSKAKRHLLAEGWSYHYANPRNKRQGFVYIPPDKGRSLPTLHAACHYCIKQNVSKWTDLGMQPLNGQDNVDQVWSANLLQKASQWLREEGMVPPTEVITSSGSNHSRKRKLLNNTKPSLSKPQRNGLPRRVLRSNKRVQKVSTPSLSHQKPQNVLSWLIDNNILLPRSKVSYKPKGRLCLAEGRITSDGIKCNCCLKVYSLAGFESHASGCSTRRPAASIILEDGRSLLDCLIKTVEDHMTREAMAEPPKYFRKGENDNICSVCHYGGNLILCDQCPSSFHGKCLGLKNIPDGDWFCPSCRCAICDKRNIKEKEEDFLVCIQCEHKYHFECLRSKYATNSRRYSKNWFCGKDCEKIYFGLHKLLGEPVSVGINNLTWTLVKYINSESSDPCTTQGYLLPESYSKLNVALSVMHECFEPLKEPSSTRDLTEDVLFSQWSTLNRLNFHGFYTVLLERNEELISAATLRVYGKKVAELPLIGTRLQYRRHGMCRILMNELEKRLMQLGVERLVLPAVPSVVDTWTGSFGFVKMTEFERSQFLDNTFLDFQGTIMCQKLLKIPSSEPVLLIESQQRTQHVLPGNKLNFDADLISEVLHQAEETDKGERENSQIHNNCAGSNDHCSNGAIDIEQVTPVNKPSPEDQQWQNDPQSSIVTQAGNNCSRLE; via the exons ATGGCATTGGAGAATCTTCCTTTGATCATAAAGCTTAACATTTCTTCCAAACGAAAGCTTGGCGTAAATGAAAGCGTCGAG GTCAGGAGCATGGAGGAAGGCTTTCAGGGATCATGGCACCCGGGGAAAGTTGTCCATTCTGGGAAACTGCAGCGCCATGTCAAATATGATAACGTATTACTTGATGATGAGGTGAATTACCTTGTGGATAAGGTGACTGTTCCGAAGGTATTGGATGGCGATAGCGACTCTTCAAATTGCAACATTCGTGGTTGGATTAGGCCGGTGCCTCCTAAGAGGGAATTTGAAAGTAGGGAACTTAAATTTGGTCTGTGTGTTGATGTGTACCATGAAGAAGCTTGGTGGGATGGGGTTATATTTGATCACTGTGATGAAAAGCCAGAGAGGAGTGTATATTTTCCGGATTTGGGTGATGAGATGAAGATTGGAGTTCATCAAATGCGGATAACTTATGATTGGAATGAGGTTACTGGGGAGTGGCAGTCGAGAGGGAACTGGGTTTTTCTTGAAGTTCTTGAGGAGTATGAGAGGAAGATGTTTATTTCAGTTTCAGTGAAGCAAGTTTGGTATGATGTAAGGACCAAAAAGGACTTCGCCAAGATTGGCGAATGGACTTTTAATGAGAAAGAGTTATGGAAAAAAATGGTAATGGAGGTAGTTGATGATTACTTAAGGCTTACACTAGGAGAAGTTTGCTCCTCCTTAGATCTTCCAAGGAGTTTATTGAGAGAAACACTGGAGATGGAGTCGGTTGAATCTACGGCTAATGTTGACTTCAATCAGGAAGTTGATATGGCCAACTCTTTGGATGTTGCGAACTCTGCTGGCCAGTCGAGTAGCATTTGTATCACAGCTGCTCATTGTGATGGTACCTCTGATAATGCATTTGGTTCTGATGATGGGATTGCTGAACTCCCTATGGAAGAAGGTGAGTCATCGAATTTGTTGAACGCTGTGCAAAAGTGGCCTACCATTCAGGATCAAGGGGTCAAAACTGTCCATCAGAAAGAAGTTTCAGTGCAGAAAGAACCCGTTACTCCTGTTGAAGAGGTCTCAACTCAGTTTCACAAAGAAATATCCTGCGTTGGTGCTACTGAAGTAATAGTTAATGGAAGAAAACATAGAAAGCTTCGCAGCTCAACTCAACATTGGGAACCTCTCAGATTGTCTGACGTTGAGTTATGTCCTGATTCTATTGAAGAATATGCACAGGCAGGTAAAAGAGCTTGCCCTGAAAAAGCACGAAAACAACTTGCGTATCTTGGATGGGAAATTGAGTGGACAAAGCGTAAAGCAAGCGACACTTGCTATAGGTACCGATATAGGTCGCCTGATAAACAGGGTGTTTACTACTCTCTCAGTCAAGTTTGTAAGTATGTGGCACAGAACTCGGACATGAACCCTTTGCCGTCCCAAAATGATCAGAGTATGATGCAACTTACAGCTGACAATCATCTTGAACCTATTCTTATTGATGAATCAGAAAAGAGTCAGGATCGAAATGATCAGAGTGCGATGCAACTTACAGATGACAATCATCTTGCACCTATTCTTATTGATCAATCAGAAAAGAGCCATGATCTAAATATTTTGCCACCAGTTGTGTCGTCTCCTGTGGATGAAGTTGCAGATGAACCTGAGTTTTGTCCTCAAGCTGTTTTAGAATATCTCTTCAATAGATCTGCAATGCGAGGGCCTGACATGAAAGTGGGTAGGTCCAAAGCAAAGAGGCATCTATTGGCTGAAGGATGGAGCTATCACTATGCAAACCCAAGAAATAAAAGACAAGGGTTTGTGTATATCCCTCCAGACAAGGGAAGAAGTCTCCCAACACTCCATGCAGCTTGCCATTATTGTATTAAACAAAATGTTTCTAAATGGACCGACCTCGGAATGCAACCTTTGAATGGACAGGATAATGTTGACCAGGTTTGGAGTGCAAATTTATTGCAGAAAGCGTCCCAATGGCTTCGAGAGGAAGGCATGGTACCTCCCACAGAAGTCATAACTTCAAGTGGATCAAACCATAGTCGGAAGCGGAAACTCTTGAACAATACAAAGCCCAGCTTATCTAAGCCCCAAAGAAATGGATTACCTCGACGCGTGCTGCGATCAAATAAAAGGGTGCAAAAGGTGTCTACCCCTTCTTTGTCACACCAGAAACCTCAGAATGTACTCTCTTGGTTGATAGACAACAACATTCTGTTGCCAAGGTCTAAGGTTTCTTACAAGCCAAAAGGCAGGCTCTGTTTAGCTGAAGGGAGAATAACCAGTGATGGAATCAAGTGTAATTGTTGTTTGAAAGTATATAGTCTTGCTGGCTTTGAAAGTCATGCTAGTGGCTGTAGTACACGCAGACCGGCTGCAAGTATTATTTTAGAAGATGGTAGATCACTGTTAGATTGCCTGATAAAAACAGTGGAAGATCATATGACAAGGGAAGCTATGGCAGAACCACCAAAATATTTTCGTAAAGGCGAGAATGACAATATTTGTTCTGTTTGCCACTATGGTGGGAATCTAATTTTATGCGATCAATGTCCATCTTCATTTCATGGGAAATGTCTAGGTCTGAAG AACATTCCTGATGGTGACTGGTTTTGCCCATCATGTCGATGTGCAATTTGTGACAAACGTAACATAAAAGAAAAGGAGGAAGATTTCCTTGTTTGCATTCAGTGTGAACATAAAT ATCACTTTGAGTGCCTCAGAAGTAAATATGCAACTAACTCGAGAAGATATAGTAAAAACTGGTTCTGTGGGAAGGACTGTGAAAAG ATATATTTTGGTCTCCATAAGCTACTAGGAGAGCCAGTTTCAGTGGGCATTAACAATCTAACTTGGACGTTGGTGAAATATATAAACTCCGAGAGTAGTGATCCGTGTACTACTCAAGGTTACTTATTGCCAGAAAGTTACAGCAAACTCAATGTTGCACTCTCAGTGATGCATGAATGTTTTGAGCCCCTAAAGGAACCTTCGTCTACCAGAGATCTCACGGAAGATGTTTTATTCAGTCAATG GTCAACACTTAATCGATTGAATTTCCATGGTTTCTATACCGTACTTCTGGAGAGAAATGAAGAACTGATAAGTGCAGCAACTCTTAG GGTTTATGGAAAGAAGGTAGCAGAATTGCCTCTTATTGGTACCAGATTACAGTATCGGCGACATGGAATGTGCCGCATTTTGATGAATGAGCTTGAAAAG AGGCTCATGCAGTTGGGAGTGGAGCGGCTCGTTTTGCCTGCTGTTCCTAGTGTTGTAGACACATGGACTGGTTCTTTTGGCTTTGTAAAGATGACAGAGTTCGAGAGGTCGCAATTCTTGGACAATACTTTTTTAGATTTTCAGGGTACCATCATGTGCCAGAAGCTGCTGAAGATTCCATCTTCAGAACCGGTTTTGTTAATAG AGTCCCAACAAAGGACACAGCATGTTTTGCCTGGAAACAAGTTAAATTTTGACGCCGATCTGATATCTGAAGTATTACACCAAGCAGAAGAAACTgacaaaggagagagagagaattcacaAATCCACAA TAATTGTGCTGGAAGCAATGATCATTGCAGTAATGGTGCCATTGACATTGAGCAAGTCACACCG GTGAATAAACCAAGTCCTGAGGATCAACAGTGGCAGAATGATCCACAGAGCTCTATTGTAACACAAGCTGGAAATAACTGCTCAAGACTTGAATAA